Within the Gracilinema caldarium DSM 7334 genome, the region GCGGATACTTCAGACTCTTTAGGGGATTCATTTCCCACCGGTCCAGATTGAGATGGTTCATAACTCGCAAAATTACGCAGCTCACCCTGATACTTCCGGATTGTACTACCAAACATTTTTCCAGTCAGACGCCCTGTAAAATAGAGCTCAAGGCCTTCGCTCAATTCAGTCAGAATCTGCAAGGCCCGTTGCTCCGTATCCTGTTTTGTGAGAGCCTTTGCTACTGGAATAAGGTGATAAACCAGCGACACCAGACGCTCGAAGCCTGGTTTGGCTGTAAACAAGGTATGAAGCTCTGTAAGAGCATCCTGAATATCCAGGGCACCCATCACATCACCGGATTCATAGGCATCAACCTGAGCACGTATCTGTTGTATTTTTACAAGCAGAGCAGAGCTCTTTGCCATATCGTGACCTCTTGTTAAAAGCTAATAAAATCATTGATATCACCAACCAATGATCCATGATCTGCTTCACGATCTTCATTCAAAAATTCGTCAAAAAGATCATTCACCATTCTGCGTTCTTCATCGGTGTTTGCAATTTTAGCTAGTTCTTCCAGCATGGCCCGTCGCTGGGGGCAGGCAAAACCCTTACAGGTTTTCGAATTTCTCAATATTTTCTGCACATACTCATTGGCTTTTTCTAAAAAAATAAAATAATAAGAAACCTGGTGCTCAAGTTCTTCTTTCACGATTGCAATCTGCTGTAATGCGGTAAAAAATTGTAGTAATATTGTTTTTTGTTCTACCTGGTTTGTGTTAATTCGCTCAATAGATTTTTGCATATATACACTTAATTTTTCTGATGCAGTGTCATACTCTTTTAAAAGCCCTTGAAACTGTTGTAGTACCTCATCTAAAGTCCTCAGTTCTTTCTCCTGACTCGATCGACTTTTATTTAGTTCTTGAATTGCCTCAGCAATGGATATACCTATTCCTTTTAAAGTTTCTTCAGTATTCTGAGAAAGCCTGCGTAATTCCCGTGCAAGGAATGAAAAAGATTCAGCCCCACGAACCTTAGAAGCCTCTATGCTTAAATTCAAAGATATCATGCGTATTTTTTCTGTAATATCTTCTATAAGGCTAAATTGGTGAAAAGTCTCTTCTATCTTATGTGCTGAGTTTTTTAAATCTTCTGTGATTGCATTTCGAGCATGGGTTGCTCGCTGGGTATAGGATTGCATGGTCTGTTGATATTTTTTAGTAAAATCCGTAAAGGTTGCTTGCTGTACACCAAACTCTCGAAATACTTCCGAAATAAACTCCT harbors:
- a CDS encoding methyl-accepting chemotaxis protein codes for the protein MFFFIRTSKNLLREIEISRDALKKVFQSVEPDVNLHDITDFISSYVTISDSIVSKIQALQQENRDIHEKVTRLQTEMESLHYTNPEIEHLCSLHIPIDIKDRWQMMIQREWGKVNQDALKNLNDIKRMNDENQEFISEVFREFGVQQATFTDFTKKYQQTMQSYTQRATHARNAITEDLKNSAHKIEETFHQFSLIEDITEKIRMISLNLSIEASKVRGAESFSFLARELRRLSQNTEETLKGIGISIAEAIQELNKSRSSQEKELRTLDEVLQQFQGLLKEYDTASEKLSVYMQKSIERINTNQVEQKTILLQFFTALQQIAIVKEELEHQVSYYFIFLEKANEYVQKILRNSKTCKGFACPQRRAMLEELAKIANTDEERRMVNDLFDEFLNEDREADHGSLVGDINDFISF